The bacterium genome includes the window GAATGTAGAGTATATGGAGTTCCCACCGGTTTATATTACCGCAACTCCCTTGGTGGATTAAGCGTCATTGGGGTATGGTGTAATTGGCAACACAGTGGATTTTGGTTCCACTTCTCTAGGTTCAAGTCCTAGTACCCCAACCAAACTATTTGAAATTTAGTATAATAACTTTCTGCCCGGTACAAAGCCTTCGGTGACTCACGGAGTGAAGATGATGTAAGATTCATTAGGGTTTATTTGGAGTGGCTTCCAAACGGATTTTTTACTACGCTTCTGTAGCATAATGGTTAATGCAATCGGCTGTTAACCGATCGATTGTAGGTTCGAGTCCTACCGGAAGCGCCACTTTAAAAATAATAGACAAGTGCTCCTATCGTCTAGTCAGGTCAGGACACCGGGTTTTCATCCCGGCAACACGGGTTCGAATCCCGTTGGGAGTACCAAAGATGAACACTACCACGAGAAAAGTAGCTGAAGAGTTATTTAGTATCGCACCCGGTGACGGGTTGGAGGAGAAATACAAAACCAAAAGTCGTAAAAAGAAACATGAAAGCACAACTTATGTTATTAGTGTTTTGAAGTAACGTTAGTAGGGAATACTCCTCTGGTAATTTCTCCCCTGGCACACGGGATAAGGATGCTGAATCCGCTAGACGATGTAGGTATTGCTTTAAAAGTGTGCTTGGTAACCATGCGCCAGTAAAGTCATGGGGTAATTCGAAACTAAAAGGACTGCCGGTGGGTGGATATTCAATAACCGGCACAACCGCTGGCACACCGGTAAAAGTGTGCTCCCGGAAACTGCGGGGACACATATAGAAAGAGTTAAATCTTTTATAGCCGTTAAGCAGGGGTCTTGGAACTGTAATGGTCATGCCGGTCGAGAGCGGCACTCTTACTCTTTAAGGTAATTGATTTCTTTAGCACCCTTACTAGAGTTGTGACTTCTACATAAAGGTTGCAAATTAGAAATATCATTTGTTCCGCCTTTTGAAAGCGGAACAATATGGTCTACTGTCAAGTTTGTTTCGTTGCAACCAGAATGACAACAAACATTTCCATAGCTTTCGCAAAGGGCTTCCCATTCTTCTAACGTAAAGCTTCCTTCTGCTAGTCTTCTCCGTGCTCTGTAGTTGGCATTCTTTATGTAGATTCGTGCTTTACCATTTTCAGTTTCACGATATCTTTTCGATGCAGCACGGCGACAAGCTTTTCCGCTTTCTGAAGATTCCCATGCCTTTCGCTTTTCTTTGTATTCAGATGTCTGAAAGTACTCTGGGTTTTCTTTAGCCCATTCTCTATATCTTTCAGCATGATATTCAGAATTTTCCTGTCGATGCTTTTTGTTATACATTCTTGCTTTTTCAGCATTGGCTTTTTG containing:
- a CDS encoding HNH endonuclease, producing the protein MKNANYRARRRLAEGSFTLEEWEALCESYGNVCCHSGCNETNLTVDHIVPLSKGGTNDISNLQPLCRSHNSSKGAKEINYLKE